A single genomic interval of Candidatus Eisenbacteria bacterium harbors:
- the rfbD gene encoding dTDP-4-dehydrorhamnose reductase, producing MKILVTGARGMLGTDLCEILSAEHEVTGVDIEDVDISLASETGTLVKKISPQVVIHCAAYTDVDGSESKQEEVFRVNAEGTRNVAAACRETGSALVYLSTDYVFDGESPKPYRETDAPRPLNVYGSSKLEGERFVQRLVSQHVIVRTSWLFGLHGRNFVDTIIRLGQDEKTIEVVNDQVGCPTFTRDLCLALSAIVGSSDYGIYHVCNAGSCSWYDFAKRILELWGRSGARVVPSDSARVKRAATRPSFSVLDTSLFQKTFGFSLRDWKNALAEYVEFKKKRAAAEGAR from the coding sequence TTGAAGATACTCGTGACGGGCGCGCGCGGAATGCTGGGTACCGACCTCTGTGAGATTCTCTCGGCCGAACATGAGGTCACGGGTGTAGACATAGAGGACGTCGATATATCGCTGGCCTCCGAAACCGGAACGCTCGTAAAGAAGATTTCCCCGCAGGTCGTCATCCATTGTGCGGCGTACACCGACGTTGACGGCAGTGAAAGCAAGCAGGAAGAGGTTTTTCGTGTCAACGCCGAGGGGACTCGCAATGTAGCCGCCGCCTGCAGAGAAACGGGCTCGGCGCTTGTCTATTTGAGCACGGACTACGTCTTCGACGGAGAATCGCCGAAGCCGTATCGTGAAACCGATGCGCCTCGTCCTCTGAACGTCTACGGGAGTTCGAAACTCGAAGGCGAGCGGTTTGTGCAACGTCTCGTGTCACAGCATGTTATTGTGCGCACCTCCTGGCTGTTCGGACTTCACGGGAGGAACTTTGTTGACACAATAATCAGGCTGGGGCAAGATGAGAAAACCATCGAGGTCGTCAATGACCAGGTGGGATGTCCGACGTTCACGAGAGATTTGTGTTTGGCCCTGTCGGCCATAGTCGGGAGCAGTGACTATGGAATCTATCACGTCTGCAACGCCGGGAGCTGTTCGTGGTACGACTTCGCAAAGAGAATACTCGAACTCTGGGGGCGCTCCGGAGCCAGGGTCGTTCCCAGTGATAGCGCGCGCGTCAAGAGGGCGGCGACGAGACCTTCCTTTTCGGTGCTCGACACGTCCCTCTTTCAGAAAACCTTCGGTTTTTCTCTCCGAGACTGGAAGAACGCGCTGGCCGAGTATGTCGAATTCAAGAAGAAACGCGCGGCCGCCGAAGGGGCCCGGTAG
- a CDS encoding D-sedoheptulose 7-phosphate isomerase — protein sequence MKKHDERRLKRPGKKTGGKPGATSGKGRARRTETSRRVRLNQYEKSAREALGGSAQLLQTVAESFPGWAARAADEIVTRLQGGGKIMCCGNGGSAADAQHIAAELSGKFYLNRRALPAISITTNSSSVTAIANDYGYERVFSKQIEGLGRSGDVFLAFSTSGGSRNVLNAVTLARKIGMFVIGFTGAEGTGFARRCDMCLVVPSSDCPRVQEAHIAVGHAICFLVERAIFGGK from the coding sequence GTGAAGAAACATGATGAGAGACGGCTAAAGAGACCGGGGAAGAAGACCGGCGGGAAACCAGGAGCGACGTCGGGGAAAGGACGGGCGAGGCGAACGGAGACAAGCCGGCGAGTCAGACTCAACCAGTACGAGAAGAGCGCCCGCGAGGCCCTCGGCGGTTCCGCGCAGCTCCTGCAGACCGTGGCCGAGTCCTTTCCGGGATGGGCCGCACGGGCTGCCGACGAAATAGTGACGAGATTGCAGGGGGGTGGGAAGATAATGTGCTGCGGCAACGGCGGTAGCGCCGCGGACGCGCAGCACATCGCCGCCGAACTTTCCGGAAAGTTCTATTTGAACCGTCGCGCGCTTCCCGCAATTTCAATTACGACGAATTCTTCGTCAGTGACGGCCATAGCGAATGACTACGGATACGAGCGCGTTTTCTCGAAACAAATCGAAGGTCTGGGCAGGAGCGGCGACGTTTTTCTGGCTTTTTCTACCAGCGGTGGTTCTCGAAACGTGTTGAATGCGGTGACCCTCGCTCGGAAAATCGGGATGTTTGTCATAGGTTTCACCGGAGCCGAGGGGACCGGGTTCGCCCGAAGGTGCGACATGTGTCTCGTCGTGCCTTCCTCGGACTGCCCGAGAGTTCAGGAAGCGCACATAGCCGTAGGTCACGCAATCTGCTTTCTAGTGGAGAGAGCAATCTTTGGAGGAAAATGA
- a CDS encoding EamA family transporter translates to MKNFLLIFISVFIAVLGQLSMKHGIQKANLVARLGEMSSVYSYFVSAFTNPFVLSGFLLYGLSSLVWLIVLGRVELSYAYPLVSMGYVLAVFLSWFLFKEQVSVLRVAGLAVICVGVTLLSRS, encoded by the coding sequence ATGAAAAACTTTCTTCTCATCTTCATCAGTGTTTTCATCGCGGTCCTTGGTCAGCTGTCCATGAAGCACGGCATCCAGAAGGCAAACCTCGTGGCGCGACTCGGTGAGATGTCCTCCGTCTACTCGTATTTCGTCTCGGCGTTCACCAATCCCTTTGTGCTGTCGGGTTTTCTCCTCTACGGGTTGAGCTCCCTTGTCTGGCTCATTGTCTTGGGGAGGGTCGAACTGAGTTATGCTTACCCCCTGGTCAGCATGGGCTATGTGCTCGCCGTTTTCCTTTCGTGGTTTCTTTTCAAGGAGCAGGTGAGCGTGTTGCGAGTCGCAGGCTTGGCAGTGATCTGCGTGGGCGTGACTTTACTTTCCAGGAGTTAG
- a CDS encoding decaprenyl-phosphate phosphoribosyltransferase produces the protein MYDTFSRIMKEARPHQWVKNLLVFAALIFSQHFVNPALFLRTLLGFVAFCLLSGGVYIFNDIADLETDKLHPGKRSRPIALGELGVVEASVAAGVFIVVGMVLSLLLGPSFAGVAAVYLILSVLYSLYLKRVVILDVLVISIGFVLRAIAGVEVLRGHVAAIDLSPWLLVCTLFLALFMSFGKRRHEMYLLDEKATQHRSTLGEYSLDFLDGIIYALMSATVISYSIYTIWPATVEKFHSRNMVLTIPFVIYGIFRYAFLVTQKREGGNPSELLLRDVPLIATIILWFLGVLLIFYVS, from the coding sequence ATGTATGACACTTTTTCGCGAATCATGAAAGAGGCGAGACCTCATCAGTGGGTGAAGAACTTGCTCGTCTTCGCTGCGCTGATATTCTCGCAGCATTTTGTGAACCCGGCTCTTTTTCTGAGGACACTTCTGGGCTTCGTGGCCTTCTGCTTGCTTTCGGGAGGTGTCTACATTTTCAACGACATCGCAGATCTTGAGACTGACAAGCTTCATCCCGGTAAGCGAAGCAGGCCCATCGCCCTCGGAGAACTCGGCGTGGTCGAAGCGAGCGTGGCGGCCGGCGTCTTCATCGTCGTGGGGATGGTCCTCTCCTTGCTTCTCGGCCCCTCTTTTGCCGGCGTGGCGGCCGTCTACCTCATCCTCAGCGTCCTATATTCGCTATATCTCAAGCGCGTAGTCATTCTCGACGTTCTCGTTATCTCGATCGGCTTTGTTCTGAGGGCCATCGCGGGAGTCGAAGTCCTGAGGGGACACGTTGCAGCGATTGACCTGTCACCGTGGCTTCTTGTCTGCACGCTCTTTCTTGCTCTCTTCATGTCGTTCGGAAAACGCAGGCACGAGATGTATTTGCTGGACGAGAAGGCGACGCAGCATAGGAGCACGCTCGGCGAATATTCACTCGATTTCCTTGACGGAATCATATACGCGCTGATGTCCGCGACCGTGATATCATATTCCATCTACACCATCTGGCCCGCCACGGTGGAGAAGTTTCACTCGCGTAACATGGTTCTCACGATTCCGTTTGTGATATACGGCATATTTCGCTACGCCTTCCTCGTCACGCAGAAGAGGGAAGGCGGCAATCCCTCCGAGCTCCTGTTGCGTGACGTCCCCCTGATCGCGACTATCATTCTCTGGTTTCTCGGCGTGCTTCTGATTTTTTACGTTTCATAG
- the ispE gene encoding 4-(cytidine 5'-diphospho)-2-C-methyl-D-erythritol kinase, with protein sequence MSGSFLRFRAFAKTNLFLEILGKREDGYHDIRSLMVNVDLADTLEFRRIRTDLTLKCDSGDVPSGPGNLCLKAARVLKEYANHRGGAEITLEKSIPVAAGLGGGSSDAACTLVGLSKLWGLSLTEQKLQALGEKIGSDVPFFIRGGAQLVEGRGERLTPVESFPEAWFVLVTPSLRISSGWAYSVVKIGLTKAGHKSKIMIPGAGLDEANVRKTLRNDLESGVIETYPVVHELKDALISSGAIGSLMSGSGPTVFGVARGRTSATAIATRMSRLGLFVSVVRTVRTGWVELSWN encoded by the coding sequence ATGAGCGGATCTTTCCTGCGGTTCAGAGCGTTTGCCAAGACCAACCTTTTTCTCGAGATTCTCGGGAAAAGGGAAGACGGCTACCACGACATTCGCTCCCTGATGGTGAACGTGGATCTTGCTGACACTCTGGAGTTCAGAAGGATTCGCACCGACCTCACTCTCAAATGTGATTCGGGCGACGTCCCGTCGGGGCCCGGCAATCTCTGTCTCAAGGCGGCCCGAGTGCTGAAAGAATACGCGAATCACCGCGGGGGAGCAGAGATAACGCTTGAGAAATCCATCCCGGTCGCCGCGGGTCTTGGCGGCGGGAGCAGCGACGCGGCCTGCACCCTGGTGGGGTTGAGCAAACTGTGGGGGTTGTCGCTCACCGAACAGAAGCTGCAGGCTCTCGGGGAAAAGATTGGTTCGGACGTCCCGTTTTTCATCAGAGGGGGAGCTCAGCTCGTTGAAGGTAGGGGAGAGCGACTCACTCCCGTGGAGAGCTTCCCGGAGGCGTGGTTTGTCCTGGTAACTCCCTCACTGAGAATCAGTTCGGGGTGGGCCTATTCGGTGGTCAAAATAGGGTTGACAAAGGCAGGGCACAAGTCTAAAATCATGATTCCCGGAGCAGGCCTTGACGAGGCCAACGTGAGGAAAACTCTCCGGAACGATTTGGAGAGTGGCGTAATCGAGACCTATCCGGTGGTCCACGAGCTCAAAGACGCTCTGATCTCCAGTGGTGCGATCGGGAGTCTTATGAGCGGCAGTGGACCGACAGTTTTTGGAGTCGCGCGCGGCAGGACTTCTGCGACCGCAATCGCTACAAGGATGAGTCGTCTCGGTCTTTTTGTTTCTGTGGTACGCACGGTGCGAACGGGCTGGGTCGAGCTCAGTTGGAACTAG
- a CDS encoding SpoVG family protein, translating into MQITEVRITLRDDQKLRAFASITIDNCFVVRGLKVIEGRDSRVFVAMPSKKKVDGTYQDVAHPINNECRDTLEDAVLRAYREEKTRQLSTVGSG; encoded by the coding sequence ATGCAGATCACAGAAGTCAGGATCACTCTCAGAGACGACCAGAAACTCAGGGCCTTTGCAAGCATCACCATTGACAACTGCTTTGTGGTGAGGGGGCTCAAGGTGATTGAGGGCAGAGACAGCAGGGTGTTTGTTGCAATGCCCAGCAAGAAGAAGGTCGACGGCACCTACCAGGATGTCGCGCACCCTATCAACAACGAGTGTCGCGACACTCTTGAGGACGCCGTACTGCGCGCCTACCGAGAGGAGAAAACCAGGCAGCTAAGTACTGTCGGGAGCGGGTGA
- a CDS encoding ribose-phosphate pyrophosphokinase, whose translation MDELKVFSGNANSKLAADVCGYLGTALGDIEVSEFNDGETRVKLNENIRGVDVFIFQPTFPPSKNLMELLVMLDAAKRSSARRVTAVIPYFGYARQDRKDQPRVPITAKLVANLITVAGAERVLTMDLHSAQIQGFFDIPFDHLYAAPVLIDYLSKKAFKDLVVVAPDIGSVKMARAFAKRLGASLALIDKRRPKPDVSEVLNVIGEVEGRDVVIVDDLISTGGTIAEAAAALHRQKARRITVGCSHPVFCKDALVLLGRAPIEEIVVTDTIPLAPETLIPKIKVLSVAELLGEAIKRIHEERSLSSLFV comes from the coding sequence ATGGACGAATTGAAGGTTTTTTCCGGAAACGCGAACAGTAAACTTGCGGCCGACGTTTGCGGCTACCTGGGCACGGCGCTGGGCGACATCGAAGTCTCGGAGTTCAACGACGGCGAAACGCGAGTGAAACTCAACGAGAACATCCGCGGTGTAGACGTCTTCATCTTTCAACCGACCTTTCCACCCTCGAAAAACCTGATGGAGCTATTGGTCATGCTCGACGCTGCAAAGCGTTCCTCTGCCAGGAGGGTGACCGCCGTCATTCCGTATTTTGGCTACGCTAGGCAGGATCGTAAAGATCAGCCGCGCGTCCCGATCACGGCGAAGCTCGTGGCAAACCTCATCACCGTTGCCGGTGCCGAGCGCGTGCTGACGATGGATCTGCACTCCGCTCAGATACAGGGATTCTTCGACATACCTTTTGACCACCTCTACGCTGCGCCGGTGTTGATAGACTATCTCTCGAAGAAAGCCTTCAAGGACCTTGTGGTCGTGGCGCCGGACATAGGCAGTGTGAAAATGGCCAGAGCATTTGCGAAGAGGCTGGGTGCCTCGCTGGCCCTCATCGACAAACGCAGGCCGAAGCCTGATGTGTCGGAGGTGCTGAACGTGATCGGCGAGGTTGAGGGGAGAGACGTGGTGATAGTGGATGACCTGATAAGCACGGGCGGCACTATAGCAGAGGCAGCGGCAGCGCTCCACAGACAGAAGGCGCGTCGCATTACGGTTGGCTGCTCGCACCCCGTATTTTGTAAGGACGCCTTGGTACTCCTGGGCCGTGCGCCCATCGAAGAAATCGTTGTAACCGATACAATTCCACTCGCTCCTGAGACGCTGATTCCCAAGATAAAGGTTCTCTCGGTGGCCGAGCTACTCGGCGAAGCCATAAAGAGAATCCATGAGGAGCGCTCTCTGAGCTCACTTTTTGTTTGA
- a CDS encoding 50S ribosomal protein L25, with amino-acid sequence MAIVVLEGRLRKLIGKGPAKRSRRSGIIPGIIYGEGEQSIPFEAKYDDFQTLIHTASGANVIVDLKLEGDSSDRKAIICDIQRDPVSGSVLHFDLHHISLTEKVTVNVPIVVIGIPIGVKDLGGILEHVLREVEVECLATEIPPEIQVDVSALKIGDSIHVSELTLAKGTIVTAGERSVVTVVPPAVEEVAKEVEVPEAAEPELVRKEKEGEEEEGKEGEGEK; translated from the coding sequence ATGGCGATCGTTGTTCTGGAGGGGAGGCTTCGTAAGCTGATTGGTAAGGGTCCTGCGAAAAGGTCCAGGCGGAGCGGGATAATCCCCGGCATTATTTATGGAGAGGGAGAGCAATCGATTCCCTTTGAAGCGAAGTACGACGACTTCCAAACCCTCATTCACACAGCCTCGGGAGCAAACGTGATAGTGGACCTCAAGCTCGAGGGAGACTCGAGCGACAGGAAGGCCATCATTTGTGACATTCAGCGCGATCCCGTAAGCGGATCCGTCTTGCACTTCGACTTGCATCACATATCTCTCACCGAGAAAGTCACCGTGAATGTGCCCATCGTGGTGATCGGCATTCCCATCGGCGTGAAGGACCTTGGCGGAATTCTTGAGCATGTTTTGAGAGAAGTCGAGGTGGAATGTCTTGCTACGGAGATTCCACCCGAGATACAGGTGGACGTGTCCGCCCTCAAGATCGGCGACTCGATTCACGTCAGCGAACTCACTTTGGCGAAAGGTACCATAGTGACGGCTGGGGAGAGATCCGTTGTGACGGTGGTTCCGCCTGCTGTCGAAGAGGTCGCCAAGGAAGTCGAGGTACCAGAGGCCGCAGAACCGGAACTTGTTCGCAAGGAGAAGGAGGGCGAGGAGGAAGAGGGCAAAGAGGGCGAAGGGGAGAAATAA
- the pth gene encoding aminoacyl-tRNA hydrolase: MWCAVGLGNPGRRYRLTRHNAGFLAIEKLHGSLGCSWRKKTQLYEAERCRLEDSEILLVRPLTYMNLSGIALDAVRRDFEIFLQEFLVVCDDASLPLGKIRLRKKGSSGGHKGLQSIIEALGTQAFPRLRIGIGMPAPGESLEEYVLRKPDGSEKKDFAEAVALAADALLFSLREGLDEAMARFN, from the coding sequence GTGTGGTGTGCCGTTGGGTTGGGAAACCCCGGGAGGCGATACCGACTCACAAGACACAATGCAGGATTTCTTGCAATAGAGAAACTCCATGGCTCGCTTGGATGCTCCTGGAGAAAGAAGACTCAACTGTACGAGGCCGAAAGGTGCAGGCTTGAGGATTCGGAAATACTTCTTGTGCGGCCGCTCACGTACATGAATCTGAGTGGAATAGCCTTGGATGCGGTTCGCCGGGATTTTGAGATTTTCCTCCAGGAGTTTCTTGTAGTATGCGACGATGCTTCTCTGCCTTTGGGGAAGATAAGACTTAGAAAGAAGGGGAGTTCCGGCGGGCACAAGGGCCTTCAGTCAATCATCGAGGCCCTGGGTACACAAGCTTTTCCTCGCCTCAGGATTGGCATAGGAATGCCCGCTCCCGGCGAGAGTTTGGAAGAATACGTCCTCAGGAAGCCGGACGGCTCCGAGAAGAAGGATTTCGCGGAAGCCGTCGCTCTGGCGGCCGACGCGCTGCTTTTCAGTTTGAGAGAAGGTCTGGATGAGGCGATGGCCAGGTTCAATTAG
- a CDS encoding sodium-translocating pyrophosphatase, whose amino-acid sequence MCALLALGFFLCAVSPACAGEADINLPDLRAVSFDISGRTVSGLTLLYGGLVVCVIGLIFGLIQYYQTKNLPVPTAMRSVSQTIWETCKTYLFQQGKFLAILWVLIGLCMLYYFGALQHKSAGDVLIILTCSILGVLGSYGVAWFGIRINTQANSRSAFAALRGLPWLSVAIPLRSGMSVGLSLVSVELFFMICILAFLPRNLVGPCFIGFAIGESLGASALRICGGIFTKIADIGSDLMKIIFKLPEDDPKNPGVIADCTGDNAGDSIGPTADGFETYGVTGVALIAFLALALASRPEIAGHLIIWIFVMRILMILTSLVSYFLNDSFSVWRYGKARDFNREAPLTSLIWVTSTISVLVTFGASYLLLPWTVYGNLWWVLAIIISCGTAAGALIPEFTKIFTSTHSRHVKEVVISSRQGGASLNILSGFVAGNFSAFWQGLLIAALMMISYRFSSHPDLLGLMPPGLEFAAPILAFGLVAFGFLGMGPVTIAVDSFGPVADNAQSIYELSRIESQAGVKEEIKREFGFEPDFENAKHSLEKNDGAGNTFKATAKPVLIGTAVVGATTMVFGIILLLKQVFPENDVVSFLSLVKPQVVMGLLVGGAVIYWFTGASTQAVVTGAYRAVVYIKEHIKLDSTEASMHDSKEVVRICTLYAQKGMLNIFVTIFCLALALPFFSPYFFIGYLIAIAFFGLFQAIFMANAGAAWDNAKKIVEVDMRAKNTPLHEATVVGDTVGDPFKDTSSVAMNPVIKFTTLFGLLAVEIAVTMTSPALKMVIGTLLFLVALLFVYRSFYSMRIPQEENE is encoded by the coding sequence GTGTGCGCTCTCTTGGCGTTGGGATTTTTCTTGTGTGCCGTATCGCCGGCGTGTGCCGGCGAGGCGGACATCAATTTGCCCGACTTGCGCGCCGTCAGTTTTGACATTTCCGGCCGAACTGTGAGCGGTCTGACCTTGCTTTACGGTGGATTGGTGGTTTGCGTGATCGGTCTCATTTTTGGTTTGATCCAATACTATCAAACCAAAAACCTGCCCGTGCCGACCGCGATGCGTTCGGTTTCTCAAACCATATGGGAAACCTGCAAGACATATCTCTTCCAACAGGGCAAGTTCTTGGCCATTCTATGGGTGCTGATAGGTTTGTGCATGCTCTATTATTTCGGCGCTCTGCAGCACAAATCAGCCGGTGACGTTCTCATTATTCTGACCTGTTCCATTTTGGGTGTTCTCGGTTCTTACGGCGTGGCCTGGTTCGGCATCCGGATCAATACGCAGGCCAATTCACGTTCGGCCTTTGCCGCTCTCCGCGGCCTGCCCTGGCTGTCCGTGGCCATTCCCCTGCGGTCGGGGATGAGCGTGGGTCTTTCGCTGGTGAGCGTGGAACTCTTCTTCATGATTTGCATCCTCGCCTTCTTGCCCAGAAATCTCGTCGGCCCCTGTTTCATAGGTTTTGCCATAGGGGAATCCTTGGGAGCGAGCGCTCTGCGTATTTGCGGGGGCATTTTCACCAAGATCGCCGACATCGGTTCAGATCTGATGAAGATAATCTTCAAGCTGCCGGAAGACGATCCCAAGAATCCGGGCGTGATAGCCGATTGCACCGGCGACAACGCCGGGGACAGCATCGGTCCGACGGCTGACGGCTTTGAAACCTACGGCGTCACCGGCGTGGCTCTGATCGCCTTCTTGGCTCTGGCCCTGGCCAGCAGGCCCGAAATCGCCGGCCATCTCATTATCTGGATTTTTGTCATGCGCATCCTCATGATCCTGACTTCTCTGGTTTCCTATTTTCTCAACGACAGCTTCAGTGTCTGGCGGTACGGGAAGGCCAGGGACTTCAATCGCGAGGCGCCCTTGACCAGTCTGATCTGGGTGACTTCGACGATTTCCGTCTTGGTGACTTTCGGCGCAAGCTATTTGTTGTTGCCGTGGACCGTTTACGGCAATCTCTGGTGGGTCCTGGCAATAATCATCTCGTGCGGGACTGCCGCCGGAGCGCTCATTCCCGAATTCACCAAGATCTTCACGAGCACTCATTCGCGCCACGTGAAGGAAGTGGTCATTTCTTCCCGCCAGGGCGGCGCCTCGTTGAACATTCTCTCCGGTTTTGTGGCAGGTAACTTCTCCGCCTTTTGGCAGGGTCTGTTGATCGCTGCTTTGATGATGATCAGTTACAGATTTTCTTCTCATCCTGATCTGTTGGGACTGATGCCGCCTGGTCTGGAGTTTGCCGCCCCCATTCTTGCGTTCGGTTTGGTGGCGTTCGGATTCTTGGGCATGGGGCCGGTGACGATCGCCGTCGATAGCTTCGGCCCCGTCGCGGACAATGCTCAGTCCATATACGAATTGAGTCGCATCGAATCACAGGCCGGCGTCAAGGAAGAGATAAAGAGAGAATTCGGCTTCGAGCCGGATTTCGAGAACGCCAAGCACTCATTGGAGAAAAACGACGGCGCGGGCAACACTTTCAAGGCGACGGCGAAGCCCGTCTTGATCGGCACTGCCGTGGTCGGCGCCACCACCATGGTTTTTGGCATCATTCTCCTCCTGAAACAAGTTTTTCCTGAGAACGACGTGGTGAGTTTCCTCAGTCTGGTCAAGCCGCAGGTTGTCATGGGCCTGCTCGTGGGTGGGGCGGTGATCTACTGGTTCACGGGTGCTTCCACGCAGGCGGTGGTCACCGGTGCGTATCGGGCCGTGGTCTACATCAAGGAACATATCAAGCTGGACAGCACCGAGGCGTCGATGCACGACAGCAAGGAAGTCGTGAGGATCTGCACCTTGTACGCGCAAAAGGGCATGCTGAACATCTTTGTCACAATTTTTTGTTTAGCCCTGGCGCTGCCGTTTTTCAGTCCCTACTTCTTCATCGGCTATTTGATTGCTATTGCCTTCTTTGGTTTGTTTCAGGCCATCTTCATGGCAAACGCCGGTGCTGCCTGGGACAACGCCAAGAAGATCGTTGAAGTGGACATGCGAGCCAAGAACACGCCTTTGCACGAGGCGACAGTGGTAGGCGATACCGTGGGTGATCCGTTCAAAGACACTTCGTCGGTAGCGATGAACCCGGTGATAAAATTCACCACTCTTTTTGGACTCCTGGCCGTTGAAATTGCCGTGACCATGACTTCTCCGGCGTTGAAAATGGTCATCGGCACGCTGCTCTTCCTCGTGGCCCTGCTTTTTGTGTATCGCTCGTTCTACAGTATGCGCATACCGCAAGAGGAAAACGAGTAG
- the rpsF gene encoding 30S ribosomal protein S6, with product MREYETVFIIDPGCDESQVEREVNTVKEIITAGDGKVEEAESWGKRRLAYDIKRKKEGTYAFVRFSGEPSVLQELTRRLKLNELILRHLIVASQKAEELDSAASELGGSDSYESDDSLDY from the coding sequence GTGAGGGAGTATGAGACAGTCTTTATAATCGACCCAGGTTGTGACGAGTCGCAAGTCGAACGGGAAGTCAACACCGTGAAGGAGATAATTACTGCCGGTGACGGTAAGGTGGAGGAAGCAGAGAGCTGGGGGAAGCGAAGACTTGCCTACGACATCAAGAGGAAAAAGGAGGGAACGTACGCCTTTGTGCGTTTCAGTGGTGAGCCCTCTGTTCTTCAAGAATTGACCAGGAGACTCAAGCTCAACGAGCTCATCCTCAGGCATTTGATTGTCGCAAGTCAAAAGGCTGAGGAGTTGGATTCTGCGGCTAGCGAGCTTGGCGGGAGTGATTCATACGAATCCGACGATTCCCTGGACTACTGA
- a CDS encoding single-stranded DNA-binding protein: MSDIKLVTINKVMLSGRLTRDPELRYTPSGVAVMTFSLALNRRYKDQSGEWKDEVSFVSVVAWQRQAELASEYLKKGSAVFVEGRLQSRSWETSEGQKRSVLEVRAERLQFLDRQKKEEDELVEGKVEDTSSEEVPF; the protein is encoded by the coding sequence GTGTCTGACATAAAACTGGTTACCATCAACAAGGTGATGCTTTCGGGGCGGTTGACCAGAGACCCGGAGCTTAGGTATACTCCTAGTGGCGTGGCCGTCATGACATTTTCGCTTGCGCTCAACAGGAGATACAAGGACCAGAGCGGCGAGTGGAAGGACGAAGTCAGTTTTGTCAGCGTCGTCGCCTGGCAGAGGCAGGCAGAGTTGGCTTCCGAGTATTTGAAGAAGGGAAGCGCAGTTTTTGTTGAGGGACGCCTGCAAAGTCGCTCGTGGGAGACAAGCGAAGGGCAGAAGAGGAGCGTTCTGGAGGTGAGGGCCGAGCGGCTTCAGTTCCTTGACAGGCAGAAGAAAGAAGAAGATGAACTGGTCGAGGGAAAGGTCGAAGACACGAGCTCTGAGGAGGTACCCTTTTAG
- the rpsR gene encoding 30S ribosomal protein S18 has translation MPKDKEAKTPRKKICKLCLEKVKHVDYKDEKRLSRFITDRGKIVPRRVSGACARHQSQIATAIKRARALAILPFTSEHYR, from the coding sequence ATGCCGAAAGACAAAGAAGCAAAGACCCCAAGGAAAAAAATATGCAAGCTTTGCCTTGAGAAGGTGAAGCACGTTGATTACAAGGACGAGAAGCGACTTTCTCGATTCATAACAGACAGAGGGAAAATCGTGCCTCGCAGAGTCTCGGGCGCCTGCGCCCGACACCAATCCCAGATTGCGACGGCCATCAAGAGAGCCCGCGCTCTGGCGATACTGCCTTTCACAAGCGAACACTACAGGTAG
- the rplI gene encoding 50S ribosomal protein L9, translated as MELILLEDVEGLGKRGQTVKVAHGYARNYLLPLGKAVASAGAGARIFQEEVRRRGARENKMRKAAERLAAELAGVSCTIAVKAGEDDKLFGAVTAADIAELLKKQGYQIDKRKIMLEEPLKVLGVYTVAIKLFQDVDAQIKVWVVSD; from the coding sequence ATGGAGCTAATTCTTCTTGAGGACGTTGAAGGACTGGGAAAGCGCGGCCAAACGGTCAAAGTTGCCCACGGCTACGCCAGAAACTATCTCTTGCCTCTTGGAAAAGCTGTGGCTTCAGCAGGGGCGGGAGCTCGCATCTTTCAGGAAGAGGTGAGAAGGCGAGGCGCCAGGGAAAACAAGATGCGCAAGGCTGCCGAGAGGTTGGCCGCAGAATTGGCGGGAGTCTCGTGCACCATTGCCGTCAAGGCCGGCGAAGACGACAAGCTATTCGGGGCCGTCACGGCCGCCGACATAGCCGAACTCCTCAAGAAGCAAGGTTATCAGATAGACAAGAGAAAGATCATGCTCGAGGAACCCCTGAAGGTGCTCGGTGTTTATACTGTTGCGATAAAGCTGTTCCAAGATGTGGACGCCCAAATCAAAGTGTGGGTTGTAAGCGACTAG